The Bombus vancouverensis nearcticus chromosome 7, iyBomVanc1_principal, whole genome shotgun sequence region tttttttttattatggtttACAATCATTGTATCTTTTGTTTTAATGTATTTTTAGTAAGTGTTCCCCTTGACAATATAGAAGATTTTTTATGGAAACCACTCTTCGAAAAGGCAGCTAAATGTGAACTCAGTGGTACATTATATGAATTAAAACATAACGTCAATGTTGATGCATGTAAGTATACATACATACCCATTTTCTTAAACTAGTATTTGAGATAAAAGGCAGTATAGTATTGATaacttaaaatttttattaattataaaattaatatttgatttaatattttataggtATGTTTTTAGGTAGATATAAACGGcattgtaatttttatacattatCTGAACGTGATAATAAATGTAAGCTTACTGAAATACATACACAAACATCGAAGACACCATATATTGGTGCAGATTTAAGTCCTATTAATGCAAATCAATATTGTTTAGTAAATGTTGAAAGATGTGTAACATTATGGGATATAGTTAAAAtgtgaatataatttaaatgtgTATATGCTctttatatttatgaataagaaatttaaatttacctttgATTTTCTAGGAAACCAATAAATTGTAATACTGTAATGCAAGCCACTGTGTTAGATGATTCATGGAGCAGTATAAAATTTCAATCCGCAGATCCTAATATTCTTTTACTTGTAGATAGATGCTGTCTTCATTATCTTGATGTTCGggtaagaataaaaatattgatactaattgtttttaatattattatttctaatatattgtGGAAATAATTTCTTGTCTATATAAGAGAAGGATGAATATACATTCCATATTATAGGTTCCATTTGATCAACCAGCATTAACAATGTGCccaaaattttatttagaaaaatgtgAACATCTTTCAATAGATGTTGCTAGTAGAAATAATTTTTGCAGGTATATAGGAACTTATCATAGTATGTTAATGTGTGATAGTCGTTCTCCGCAGCAGTGTGTGCAACAGAAATGGACTCATCAATTTAAAAGTCCACCACTTACAAGTTCTGTTATAGCtaggtaaaagaaaataaaaatgaaatgaaaaagaaaataaaaatatatatatatattagttatattattatatattatatattatatatatatatgtataactaattaatttatcatttttagaGACGATAAAGAATTTGTTGTTTTATCCAGTCAAATTGCTGGTGAAACTACAGTCATTGTAAATACTTGGACAGATAATGAAATTCCACAATCATATAATTTTCCATATACTCCTCCTCACATTAAAGAAACATTAAATGAATCTCAAATGCAAGGAATGTGCTTAAATCCATATTTGAGAGATAGGTTTGAACTATCCAATACTGGTTCTTCTCTGATAAAAAATGACACTcagaatatatttctatttcttcaaAATTCTATTGGTATGTAGTTTGCTGctttttatattgtatattgatAATTGAAGCAAGCTTTAatctaaatatatttcttaGGTGACATATATTATCAGTGCTTAACACATGATATTGCGTTAGATAAATATTCACCTATCAATGGTAAATCATACTGTATATTGAATGCTTGGCAAAATGCAGTATCCATAGAAACAGATGCTATAGCACCTCTTACAATGTCTAGCAAGTCAAATATGCATTATCCTTTTAAAAGTAAGTAAATTGATAATTCGTttttaaaaaaaagttaaaggttgtataaaattatttaaagtgATTGTTATATGTACATTAACttgataggtttcacgaataaaaAGTTACGATTGAAGCATAAGCATGACTCAGTTGACTGTTTTGAACCAAGTTGGAAGCAATCTCTTGAAAAATTAAACACCTATATGGATATATTAGCACCTGAACTTTTAGCTGTGTGGGAAATATATGAAGAAGTCCCATTGCCTTTAACAGCAGCACCTCATCAAAAAGTTCTAAACTGGTTAGAATCTGCAGATACAAAGGCACCAATTTTATCACAAGAAGAAATAGAGAATGTATCTACTCCAATTAATACTCAAGAATTAATAAGTGTATCTCAAGAAGTAGATATAAGTTATTTGGATGACAGTAATGCATTACAAGATCTTTTACCAAAAGTTAAAACTACACGTTCTACAAAAAGGGGAAGTGTACGAAAAAGACAAAgagtgtaaaatattttaaaatatgtatttatgtaaTTGCAATATCTGatacttatttttatatatatatataaaattactttaaaattattttttataataaaacaaaatatttcgaCATATggattacttatttatttatagcaaaaattatacaataatagTTACATAATATGCATCGACAAAATGAACGAATATATTAATGACAATTTGCAGAGTTTTGTATTTTACATTGAATTTTCTAGCGATTTAGCGATCCCAGTGAAAAGACGGCTTCCATTTTGACGTGAGTACTTTACTACTTTCTTGCTGTGCTTTATTTTCCTCTGCTTCCATTTGCATctgtaaacaaattttatagattataaGTATCAAGATTTAATACacagatataacgtaatacataccaagaatttttgttgattttctctAAAAACTTTTAATGGATTTTCAAACTGTCTATAATAAGTAAGAACTTCTCTTACATCTTCCACATTTGTCGCTAATATAACTAAAAAGCAATAACCaacaaaataaataactaaatttcCAGAATATATTGATCAAGATTGTAAAAAGAAATGCACCTTTGAGGAATGCAGCTAAATCATACAGTGTTGTATCATCGTCATTACCAGTCCATTGCAGTAACTGCAACGTGTTTTCAGGATGAAATTTTGTACTCTTTGGGTTCCAGTCAACTACTATGACCTAAtagtaacaaataaaataaaatataatagacAAAAATTGCTTTACATAAAAGGTGGATGTAAATTATGGGTTCAATACTTACTTTACTAAGATCACGGTTAAGAGCATTTAAATCCTTAACATGGTGACCATCTACAAAACGTGTTGTATCTCTTACTAGTCTGTACATGATATATCCATTAGGATCCAAGATATCCAAGATAGGAAAAACAGTCTAAAGGTGATATATTacataaatgatatattttatcatcattttacgtatatcatatattaaaataatatatatatatataatagagaACATAGCACAGCTCAGATTAGCCAGAAGAGAAGTTAATAAAACTAGTAAAAGTAACATATTCCATAGGATGAGGGAAATGGTGTAATGTACAACATACAATATGTATGGACTTGAAACCAAAGAACATATACTGTACAAATGTCTGTGATATTCAGCATGTAGATTCCATATTGCAATGGAATACCCTGAGATACTGTGAATCCCCAAAGAAGCACAAATAGaagcaataaattattttatacgaaCAATGTTAAAACTAAGAGCCTCCTGTTTAAACAAAAAGACTTAAGGATGCTTAGAATACAAGGGtatgaaataaga contains the following coding sequences:
- the TAF1C-like gene encoding TATA box-binding protein-associated factor RNA polymerase I subunit C-like isoform X2, yielding MEKQSILTSKSYQRAKTNLQDKLKLAFLKHYPHYLVPGYNLHSTFSAADSELENVIEQYQEYPYHCDLPKPLLPPAKVPRNMLNEEDPALELITLKNYVNSDIERMKHYYLKHEKELKLIHKKDIKWNHTKGEITAKIPKYVADIAKIIDKDPDPCFEGVYNWYYTGGSIDCVQLYNKNILLFPFMGELVSVPLDNIEDFLWKPLFEKAAKCELSGTLYELKHNVNVDACRYKRHCNFYTLSERDNKCKLTEIHTQTSKTPYIGADLSPINANQYCLVNVERCVTLWDIVKMKPINCNTVMQATVLDDSWSSIKFQSADPNILLLVDRCCLHYLDVRVPFDQPALTMCPKFYLEKCEHLSIDVASRNNFCRYIGTYHSMLMCDSRSPQQCVQQKWTHQFKSPPLTSSVIARDDKEFVVLSSQIAGETTVIVNTWTDNEIPQSYNFPYTPPHIKETLNESQMQGMCLNPYLRDRFELSNTGSSLIKNDTQNIFLFLQNSIGDIYYQCLTHDIALDKYSPINGKSYCILNAWQNAVSIETDAIAPLTMSSKSNMHYPFKSFTNKKLRLKHKHDSVDCFEPSWKQSLEKLNTYMDILAPELLAVWEIYEEVPLPLTAAPHQKVLNWLESADTKAPILSQEEIENVSTPINTQELISVSQEVDISYLDDSNALQDLLPKVKTTRSTKRGSVRKRQRV
- the TAF1C-like gene encoding TATA box-binding protein-associated factor RNA polymerase I subunit C-like isoform X1 is translated as MEKQSILTSKSYQRAKTNLQDKLKLAFLKHYPHYLVPGYNLHSTFSAADSELENVIEQYQEYPYHCDLPKPLLPPAKVPRNMLNEEDPALELITLKNYVNSDIERMKHYYLKHEKELKLIHKKDIKWNHTKGEITAKIPKYVADIAKIIDKDPDPCFEGVYNWYYTGGSIDCVQLYNKNILLFPFMGELVSVPLDNIEDFLWKPLFEKAAKCELSGTLYELKHNVNVDACMFLGRYKRHCNFYTLSERDNKCKLTEIHTQTSKTPYIGADLSPINANQYCLVNVERCVTLWDIVKMKPINCNTVMQATVLDDSWSSIKFQSADPNILLLVDRCCLHYLDVRVPFDQPALTMCPKFYLEKCEHLSIDVASRNNFCRYIGTYHSMLMCDSRSPQQCVQQKWTHQFKSPPLTSSVIARDDKEFVVLSSQIAGETTVIVNTWTDNEIPQSYNFPYTPPHIKETLNESQMQGMCLNPYLRDRFELSNTGSSLIKNDTQNIFLFLQNSIGDIYYQCLTHDIALDKYSPINGKSYCILNAWQNAVSIETDAIAPLTMSSKSNMHYPFKSFTNKKLRLKHKHDSVDCFEPSWKQSLEKLNTYMDILAPELLAVWEIYEEVPLPLTAAPHQKVLNWLESADTKAPILSQEEIENVSTPINTQELISVSQEVDISYLDDSNALQDLLPKVKTTRSTKRGSVRKRQRV